A single window of Achromobacter xylosoxidans DNA harbors:
- a CDS encoding YqaA family protein, translated as MEESLLSAVHWLLGLLALPSVGLPAIFAVSLISATLLPLGSEPAVFGYLKLSPDMFWPAILVATAGNTIGGAISYAMGLGAEKAVERWKERHPHAPAERRMRGRWHERAHDWIHRMGPPALLLSWLPAVGDPLCAVAGWLRLPFWPCVAYMAIGKFLRYLAMTASLLWLFPGQV; from the coding sequence ATGGAAGAAAGCCTCCTCTCCGCCGTCCACTGGTTGCTTGGCCTGCTGGCCTTGCCCTCGGTCGGCCTGCCCGCGATCTTCGCGGTGTCGTTGATTTCCGCCACGCTGCTGCCGCTGGGGTCCGAGCCGGCGGTGTTCGGTTATCTGAAACTGTCGCCGGACATGTTCTGGCCCGCCATCCTGGTGGCGACCGCCGGCAACACCATTGGCGGGGCCATCAGCTATGCCATGGGCCTGGGCGCGGAGAAGGCGGTCGAGCGCTGGAAAGAGCGCCACCCGCACGCGCCGGCCGAACGACGCATGCGCGGCCGTTGGCACGAGCGCGCCCATGACTGGATCCACCGCATGGGACCGCCGGCGCTGCTGCTGTCCTGGCTGCCGGCGGTAGGCGATCCGCTGTGCGCCGTGGCCGGATGGCTGCGGCTGCCGTTCTGGCCTTGCGTGGCCTATATGGCCATCGGCAAATTCCTGCGCTATCTGGCCATGACGGCCAGCCTGCTATGGCTGTTTCCCGGGCAGGTCTAG